A window of the Brassica napus cultivar Da-Ae chromosome C5, Da-Ae, whole genome shotgun sequence genome harbors these coding sequences:
- the BNAC05G15840D gene encoding protein ALTERED PHOSPHATE STARVATION RESPONSE 1 translates to MGCSPSKLDGLPAVALCRDRCNSLEETLRRSYALADAHSAYLLSLNTVGPALHRFFDQAVESPPEADSEANESRDTSSPESSSPTHSVVSTSSDSDLPPKFDSDCEEDGNKGTDCHLFRCHTNHEPFHSRNYESGINTPPPPPPSTNAWDFINFFESYEFPYNTNLKELKDKETTRCNDEDKPKKKNAPIRKNDDKIRREEEKCVLKILEKKKKLKPEKTREPKDQKVSSDFSEVTKQWQEMFKKASEAGSEVSKMLDTSRFRYYQKTSVYQASSNVLYAKKMAPVEDFVSSFSNLSSTLTKLFMWEKKLYQEVKAEEKLRTSHIKRCKKLRRLEGKSTDPSKIEAIRSSIQCLSTRITVSIQMIDNICLMINKLRDEELWSQIKELIRRLSEMWSSMLECHSRQSRVIAEAKKFDKMTFKGNLDISQLELAMELKLELRNWKQSLSNWIDAQDQYVKALNSWLMRCLKQEPQEPTPDLSEEPPLFGAVNSWSQSLGRSDGEKEFTEAVYALLMQISRLVEKRRMELEEQRKVNGGDKDVERKLVTLEKEEQTMQRKMKTVPSVELMGSLNPKANMEEIFKCMEKLSTNLKQSYEEVALICA, encoded by the exons ATGGGCTGCTCACCCTCAAAGCTCGACGGTTTACCAGCCGTAGCTCTATGCCGCGACCGCTGCAACTCACTAGAGGAGACGCTCCGCCGTAGCTACGCACTAGCCGACGCTCACTCCGCTTATCTCCTCTCTCTAAACACAGTCGGTCCAGCTCTCCACAGATTCTTCGACCAAGCCGTCGAGTCTCCGCCGGAGGCTGACTCCGAAGCCAACGAGTCTCGAGACACGTCTTCGCCGGAATCATCTTCCCCGACTCACTCCGTCGTGAGCACCAGCTCAGACTCCGATCTGCCACCAAAATTCGATTCCGACTGCGAGGAAGATGGAAACAAAGGTACGGATTGTCATCTCTTTAGATGTCATACCAATCACGAACCGTTCCACTCCCGGAATTACGAATCCGGCATTAACACGCCGCCTCCTCCGCCGCCGAGTACCAACGCTTGGGATTTCATCAACTTCTTCGAGAGCTATGAGTTTCCGTACAACACGAATCTTAAGGAGTTGAAGGATAAAGAGACCACTCGCTGCAATGATGAAGATAagccaaagaagaaaaatgctCCTATTCGCAAAAACGATGACAAGATtagaagagaggaagagaagtGTGTCCTAAAAAtcttagagaagaagaagaaacttaaaCCGGAGAAAACCAGAGAACCAAAGGATCAAAAAGTTTCGTCGGATTTCTCAGAAGTCACAAAGCAATGGCAGGAGATGTTCAAGAAAGCTTCAGAAGCAGGGAGTGAGGTTTCAAAGATGCTCGACACTTCCAGGTTCAGATATTACCAGAAAACCTCAGTTTATCAAG CTTCTTCAAACGTACTTTACGCAAAGAAGATGGCTCCAGTGGAAGATTTTGTATCTAGTTTCAGTAATCTTTCATCTACTCTGACGAAACTTTTCATGTGGGAGAAGAAACTGTACCAAGAAGTCAAG GCTGAGGAGAAACTCCGCACATCTCACATAAAGAGATGCAAAAAACTGAGGAGACTGGAAGGGAAAAGTACAGATCCAAGCAAAATCGAAGCCATTCGTTCTTCGATTCAGTGTTTGTCTACAAGAATAACAGTCTCTATCCAAATGATAGACAACATATGCCTTATGATAAACAAGCTACGCGATGAAGAACTCTGGTCCCAGATTAAAGAATTGATCCGCAG GTTGTCTGAGATGTGGAGCTCTATGCTAGAATGTCACAGTAGACAATCCCGAGTAATCGCAGAGGCTAAGAAGTTTGATAAGATGACATTTAAGGGAAACCTAGACATATCTCAGCTTGAGCTTGCCATGGAACTGAAACTGGAGCTGAGAAACTGGAAACAAAGCTTATCTAACTGGATAGATGCTCAGGATCAGTATGTTAAGGCCTTAAACAGTTGGCTAATGCGCTGTCTGAAGCAAGAGCCTCAAGAACCAACACCAGATCTCTCAGAAGAGCCACCATTGTTTGGAGCTGTTAACAGCTGGTCTCAGTCTCTTGGGAGATCAGATGGAGAAAAGGAATTTACGGAAGCGGTTTACGCGCTCTTGATGCAGATAAGCCGTCTGGTGGAGAAACGGAGGATGGAGTTGGAGGAGCAGAGGAAGGTTAATGGAGGGGATAAGGATGTAGAGAGGAAACTTGTGACGTTAGAGAAGGAAGAGCAGACGATGCAGAGGAAGATGAAGACAGTACCATCTGTTGAACTAATGGGGAGTTTGAATCCGAAGGCCAACATGGAGGAGATTTTTAAATGCATGGAGAAGTTATCTACAAACTTGAAGCAGAGTTATGAGGAGGTTGCCTTGATATGCGCGTAa